Proteins from one Ipomoea triloba cultivar NCNSP0323 chromosome 1, ASM357664v1 genomic window:
- the LOC116002120 gene encoding ABC transporter A family member 1 produces MEKQKEKEEREIRKNSRKRQLRTMLRKNWLLKIRHPYITCAEILLPTIVMLLLIGVRTQSDTQIHPAQAYIQKGMFMEIGKGDKSATFNQILELLIANNEYLAFAPDTPETRMTINILSLKFPLLQLVTRVYNDEEELETYIRSYDYGTCDQKKNCTNPKIKGAIVFHEQGPQVFDYSIRLNHTWAFSGFPDVSTIMDTNGPFLNDLDLGVNPVPILQYSLSGFFTLQQVMDSFIIYAAQQIMTNSSFLKWGSSGTDFPVKIPWTEFSPSNIRIAPFPTREYTDDEFQSIVKEVMGILYLLGFLYPISRLISYSVLEKELKIKEGLYMMGLKDEIFHLSWFITYALQFAVSSVIITLCTMTTLFQYSDKSLVFVYFFAFGLSAITMSFLISTFFTRAKTAIAVGTLSFIGAFFPYYTVNDETVSMVLKVMASFLSPTAFALGSINFADYERGHVGLRWSNIWRESSGVCFLVCLLMMLFDTVLYGAIGLYLDKVLSRENGLHFPWNSTFWKSFWRTKNTREHYASTSEVNLIDNSDKESANLFGEEIYKPVMETISLEMKQQEIDGRCIQIRNLQKVYSTNRGNCSAVKSLQLTLYENQILALLGHNGAGKSTTISMLVGLLPPTSGDALVLGKNILTDMDEIRKSLGVCPQYDILFSELTVKEHLEIFGNIKGVSEDKIDSVVTEMADEVGLADKLNTVVRALSGGMKRKLSLGIALIGNSKIIVLDEPTSGMDPYSMRLTWQLIKRKKKGRIILLTTHSMDEADVLGDRIAIMANGSLKCCGSSLFLKHHFGVGYTLTLVKAAPGPTGVADIVYKHIPSATCVSEVGTEISFKLPLASSSCFGSMFREIECFMKRSMPNSGIENRGEENLGIESYGISVTTLEEVFLRVAGGDFDQDESHEEIEGPVSCDTATLQPCQSYAQKRTFHSKLCGTYFRIICFIATIIGRASFLIITTVLSALRFLSMQCCCCCILSRSMFWKHSKALLIKRAKSAQRDMKTIVFQLLIPAVFLLFGLLFLKLKPHPDQQSVTFTTSYFNPLLSGGGGGCPIPFDLNWPIEKEVANYVQGGWIQKFQQTTYRFPDSEKALSDAIEAAGSTLGPILLSMSEYLMSSFNESYQSRYGAIVMDNQNDDGSLGYTVLHNSSCQHSAPTFINVMNSAILRLATHNDNMTIVTRNHPLPMTESQHQQRHDLDAFSAAIVVAIAFSFIPASFAVAIVKEREVKAKHQQLISGVSILSYWTSTYIWDFISFLFPSSLGLVFFCIFGLDQFVGKNALFPTALMFVEYGLAIASSTYCLTFFFSEHSMAQNVVLLVHFFTGLILMVISFIMGLIESTAHLNSLLKNFFRLSPGFCFADGLASLALLRQGMKTDSDDKVLDWDVTGASICYLAAEAIVYFLLTIGLEYLPHQRMNLSRAYEWWKGLKNSVYATSSSSSEPLLQSSEDGTLELDEDIDVKTERNRVLSGSTDNAIICLCNLRKVYAGGKHHGPKIAVHSLTFSVQEGECFGFLGTNGAGKTTTLSMLSGEEQPSDGTAFIFGRDICSNPKIARRHIGYCPQFDALLEFLTVQEHLELYARIKGVPEYELEDIVKGKLVEFDLLKHANKPSFALSGGNKRKLSVAIAMIGNPPIVILDEPSTGMDPIAKRFMWEVISRLSTRRGKTAVILTTHSMNEAQALCTRIGIMVGGKLRCIGSPQHLKTRFGNHLELEVKPIEVSSNDLENLCRIVKEKLFDLPPLPRSILDDIEVCIGGIESSPENASVAEISLSKEMIMTVGRWLGNEERVKALACAPDDSSGYIEQLTEQLVRDGGIPLPIFCEWWLAKEKFSAIDAFIQSSFPGATFQGCNGLSVKYQLPYGEDLSLADVFGHIEMNREQLGISEYSVSQSTLETIFNHFAANSA; encoded by the exons ATGGAGAAGCAGAAAGAGAAGGAAGAGAGGGAAATTAGGAAGAACTCGAGGAAGAGACAGCTCAGGACGATGCTTCGCAAGAACTGGCTCCTCAAAATTCGCCATCCTTATATCACCTGCGCTGAG ATTTTGCTACCAACTATTGTCATGCTGTTGCTAATAGGAGTGAGAACACAATCTGATACTCAAATCCACCCAGCACAGGC GTATATCCAGAAAGGAATGTTTATGGAAATAGGAAAAGGTGATAAATCTGCAACTTTCAACCAAATTTTGGAGCTGTTGATAGCCAATAATGAGTATTTGGCTTTTGCACCGGATACACCTGAGACAAGGATGACGATCAATATTCTTTCTCTTAAATTTCCTCTGCTGCAG CTTGTTACTAGAGTTTACAATGATGAAGAAGAGCTTGAAACATACATACGGTCCTATGATTATGGAACTTGTGATCAGAAGAA gaatTGTACAAATCCAAAAATTAAAGGAGCCATTGTATTTCATGAACAAGGCCCTCAAGTGTTTGATTATAGCATACGCCTAAACCATACATGGGCCTTCTCAGGATTTCCTGATGTTAGCACCATCATGGACACAAATGGTCCCTTTCTTAATGACTTGGATTTAGGCGTGAATCCTGTACCAATCCTGCAATACAGCTTAAGTGGATTTTTCAct CTCCAGCAAGTCATGGATTCATTCATTATCTATGCTGCTCAACAAATTATGACAAACTCATCATTCTTGAAATGGGGCTCTTCTGGTACGGACTTCCCAGTCAAAATACCTTGGACTGAGTTTAGTCCTTCAAACATAAGAATTGCTCCTTTTCCAACTCGTGAATATACTGATGATGAGTTCCAATCCATAGTCAAGGAAGTTATGGGGATTCT GTACTTATTGGGATTTCTCTATCCAATCTCCCGTCTTATAAGTTATTCTGTCTTAGAAAAG GAGCTGAAGATTAAAGAGGGCCTATACATGATGGGGCTCAAGGATGAGATATTTCATCTCTCTTGGTTTATAACATATGCTTTGCAG TTTGCAGTTTCTTCTGTGATCATTACACTCTGCACTATGACTACCCTTTTCCAGTACAGTGACAAGTCACTGGTGTTCGTCTACTTCTTTGCTTTTGGACTCAGTGCTATCACAATGTCCTTTCTGATCTCTACATTTTTCACACGAGCAAAAACTGCCATAGCTGTTGGGACGCTTTCTTTCATTGGGGCATTTTTCCCTTATTATACGGTCAATGATGAGACTGTTTCCAT GGTATTAAAAGTGATGGCTTCATTTCTTTCACCCACAGCCTTTGCATTGGGTTCTATCAACTTTGCTGACTATGAGCGTGGTCATGTTGGACTCAGATGGAGTAACATTTGGCGG GAATCTTCTGGAGTTTGCTTTTTGGTCTGTCTCTTGATGATGTTATTTGACACAGTACTCTATGGTGCTATTGGTCTCTATCTAGATAAG GTTCTTAGTAGGGAGAATGGATTGCACTTCCCATGGAATTCCACATTCTGGAAATCCTTTTGGAGGACAAAAAATACTAGAGAACATTATGCTTCAACCTCAGAAGTCAATTTAATTGACAACTCAGATAAAGAGAGTGCAAATCTATTTGGAGAAGAGATATACAAACCGGTCATGGAAACTATCAGTTTGGAAATGAAACAACAAGAGATTGATGGGAG ATGTATACAGATCAGGAATCTGCAGAAGGTGTACAGTACAAATAGGGGAAACTGTTCCGCTGTTAAGTCCTTACAACTGACCTTATATGAGAATCAGATTCTTGCTCTTCTAG GACACAATGGGGCTGGTAAAAGCACGACAATATCTATGCTTGTTGGTCTTCTTCCTCCTACTTCTGGTGATGCTTTGGTTCTTGGGAAAAACATCTTAACTGACATG GATGAGATACGGAAGAGTTTGGGTGTGTGTCCTCAATATGACATTCTTTTTTCAGAATTAACT GTGAAGGAACATTTAGAAATCTTTGGTAATATAAAGGGAGTGAGTGAAGACAAGATTGATAGTGTTGTGACTGAAATGGCTGATGAA GTTGGCTTAGCAGACAAACTTAATACTGTAGTAAGAGCTCTTTCTGGGGGTATGAAAAGGAAGCTATCCCTTGGTATAGCACTAATAGGAAACAGTAAG ATAATTGTTCTTGATGAACCGACCAGTGGAATGGATCCATATTCAATGCGGTTGACCTGGCAGctgataaaaagaaaaaagaagggaCGAATAATCTTACTAACAACTCACTCCATGGATGAAGCTGATGTATTAGGAGATAGAATAGCTATCATGGCCAATGGTTCTTTAAAATGCTGTGGAAG TTCTCTCTTCTTAAAGCATCACTTCGGAGTTGGTTATACCCTTACTTTGGTTAAG GCTGCACCTGGACCCACTGGAGTTGCGGATATTGTTTACAAGCACATTCCATCTGCTACATGTGTGAGCGAA GTTGGAACTGAAATTTCCTTCAAACTCCCTCTTGCATCCTCATCTTGTTTTGGAAGCATGTTTCGCGAAATAGAGTGCTTCATGAAAAGGTCCATGCCTAATTCTGGAATTGAAAACCGTGGGGAGGAAAATCTGGGTATTGAAAGTTATGGCATATCTGTCACAACTCTAGAGGAAGTATTTCTAAGAGTTGCTGGGGGTGATTTTGATCAAGACGAGAGCCATGAGGAGATAGAAGGACCAGTTTCATGTGATACGGCTACTTTGCAACCCTGCCAATCTTATGCTCAAAAAAGAACCTTCCATTCTAAGTTATGCGGAACCTATTTTAGAATCATTTGTTTTATAGCCACCATAATTGGAAGAGCTTCTTTTCTAATCATCACTACAGTTTTAAGTGCTCTTAGGTTCCTAAGTATGCAGTGCTGTTGCTGCTGTATACTTTCAAGGTCAATGTTTTGGAAACATTCAAAAGCATTACTCATAAAGAGAGCAAAATCTGCTCAGAGAGATATGAAAACAATTGTTTTCCAGCTTCTAATTCCTGCTGTGTTTTTGCTTTTTGGTCTACTGTTTCTGAAACTTAAGCCACATCCTGATCAGCAGTCAGTCACCTTTACAACTTCGTACTTTAATCCTTTACTAAGTGGTGGTGGCGGCGGTTGCCCAATTCCTTTTGATCTTAACTGGCCTATTGAAAAGGAG GTTGCAAACTATGTTCAGGGAGGGTGGATACAAAAGTTTCAACAAACAACATATAGATTCCCAGATTCTGAGAAGGCATTAAGTGATGCTATCGAGGCAGCGGGGTCTACCTTGGGACCTATCTTGCTTTCTATGAGTGAATATCTAATGTCTAGCTTCAATGAATCATATCAATCAAG GTATGGAGCAATTGTGATGGATAATCAGAATGATGATGGCAGTCTAGGATATACTGTTCTGCATAATAGTTCTTGTCAACATTCTGCTCCAACCTTCATCAATGTGATGAATTCAGCGATACTCAGGCTTGCTACGCATAATGACAATATGACAATTGTTACACGTAACCACCCTTTGCCTATGACTGAAAGCCAACACCAGCAACGCCAT GATTTGGATGCGTTCTCTGCTGCAATAGTTGTTGCCattgcattttcttttattcCTGCCTCATTTGCTGTGGCCATTGTAAAG GAACGCGAAGTAAAAGCTAAGCATCAGCAACTAATTAGTGGG GTGTCTATACTTTCTTATTGGACTTCAACATATATATGGGACTTCATCAGCTTTTTATTTCCTTCCTCCCTTGGCCTTGTTTTCTTTTGCATCTTTG GACTTGATCAATTTGTTGGAAAGAATGCTCTCTTCCCTACGGCTCTCATGTTTGTGGAATATGGGCTAGCAATTGCCTCTTCAACGTATTGCcttactttcttcttttctgaGCACAGCATGGCACAG AATGTGGTACTCTTGGTCCATTTCTTCACCGGGCTCATTCTTATGGTTATATCATTTATAATGGGTCTAATAGAGTCAACAGCACATCTGAATTCTCTTTTAAAG AACTTCTTCAGATTGTCTCCGGGGTTTTGCTTTGCTGATGGGCTAGCTTCATTAGCCCTTCTACGGCAAGGAATGAAGACTGATTCTGATGATAAAGTTCTTGATTGGGATGTCACTGGTGCCTCTATTTGTTATTTAGCTGCAGAG GCCATTGTGTATTTCCTTTTAACAATTGGGCTTGAGTATTTGCCACATCAAAGGATGAACCTATCAAGAGCTTATGAATGGTGGAAAGGATTAAAAAATTCTGTCTATGCAACTTCCAGTAGCTCTTCAGAACCTCTTCTACAATCTTCTGAAGATGGAACTCTTGAACTCGATGAGGACATAGATGTTAAAACAGAGAGAAATCGGGTTCTATCAGGCTCAACAGATAATGCAATTATATGCCTGTGTAATCTTCGGAAG GTTTATGCTGGAGGGAAGCATCATGGCCCAAAAATTGCAGTTCATTCATTGACATTCTCAGTCCAAGAAGGAGAATGTTTTGGTTTTCTAGGGACAAATGGGGCAGGGAAGACAACAACTCTGTCAATGCTATCTG GAGAAGAACAACCAAGTGATGGAACTGCATTTATTTTTGGCAGAGACATATGTTCAAACCCAAAGATTGCTCGTAGACAC ATTGGATATTGTCCACAGTTTGATGCTCTACTAGAATTCTTAACAGTCCAAGAACATCTTGAGCTCTATGCAAGAATTAAAGGAGTTCCAGAGTATGAACTGGAAGAT ATTGTTAAGGGAAAGTTAGTGGAGTTTGACCTGTTGAAGCATGCTAATAAACCATCCTTCGCCCTTAGTGGAGGGAACAAACGGAAGTTGTCTGTTGCAATTGCAATGATTGGAAATCCACCGATTGTTATCCTTGATGAGCCATCCACTG GTATGGATCCTATTGCCAAACGTTTCATGTGGGAAGTAATATCTCGTCTATCAACTAGACGTGGGAAGACAGCTGTCATCCTAACTACTCACAGCATGAATGAAGCTCAAGCACTCTGTACAAGGATTGGGATAATG GTTGGTGGAAAGCTGAGATGCATAGGAAGCCCACAACATTTAAAAACGCGTTTTGGGAATCATCTTGAACTTGAG GTTAAACCAATAGAAGTCAGCTCAAATGACTTGGAAAATCTCTGCCGAATAGTTAAAGAGAAACTATTTGACCTCCCTCCCCTTCCAAGGAGTATACTTGATGACATTGAAGTGTGCATAGGAGGTATTGAGTCCTCCCCAGAAAATGCATCTGTGGCAGAGATTAGCTTATCAAAAGAGATGATAATGACAGTTGGAAGATGGCTtggcaatgaagaaagagtaaAAGCGCTTGCATGTGCACCTGATGATTCTTCGGGTTATATTGAGCAGTTAACAGAGCAGTTGGTTCGGGATG GTGGAATCCCGCTGCCAATATTTTGCGAGTGGTGGTTGGCTAAAGAGAAGTTTTCAGCAATTGATGCATTCATTCAATCTTCGTTTCCCGGTGCAACATTTCAAGGTTGCAATGGACTGAGTGTTAAGTATCAG TTGCCATATGGAGAAGATCTCTCACTCGCTGATGTATTTGGGCACATAGAGATGAACAG AGAGCAGTTGGGCATTTCAGAATACAGTGTCAGTCAGTCTACACTTGAGACAATCTTCAACCATTTTGCAGCTAATTCCGCCTGA
- the LOC116032592 gene encoding thioredoxin reductase NTRC, whose amino-acid sequence MAATTASSHPKITNGIGIGIGISTRVRLGCSCLTRRPASTSSMATPSTLSPIPNGLLVLKSASTTRRPIRGDSLGGFFTRRRASHLSLRISAAVATEEHAQTSSSERSVENLVIIGSGPAGYTAAIYAARANLKPVVFEGFQMGGVPGGQLMTTTEVENFPGFPDGITGPDLMDKMRRQAERWGAELYQEDVEFIDVKNAPFTVRSSERKVRCHSLIVATGATAKRLRLPREDEFWSRGISACAICDGASPLFKGQVLAVVGGGDTATEEAIYLTKYARHVHLLVRKDQLRASKAMQDRVFNNPNITVHFNTETVDVVSNQKGQMSGILVKRLDTQEESVLEAKGLFYGIGHSPNSQLLEGQIELDSLGYILVEHGTAKTSAEGVFAAGDVQDHEWRQAITAAGSGCIAALSVERYLTSKDLLVEFHQKPTEEAKKELTDRDVQEGFDITLTKHKGQYALRKLYHESPRIVCVLYTAPTCGPCRTLKPILSKVIDEFDESVHLVEIDITEDPEIAEAAGIMGTPCVQFFKNKEMLKTIPGVKMKREYREFIEANK is encoded by the exons ATGGCTGCCACCACAGCTTCTTCTCATCCCAAGATAACGAACGGcatcggaatcggaatcggaatcagTACCCGAGTCAGACTCGGTTGTTCTTGCTTGACTCGTCGACCTGCATCCACCTCCTCTATGGCCACTCCTTCTACTCTCTCCCCAATTCCCAATGGTCTCCTCGTCCTCAAGTCTGCCTCCACTACGCGGCGTCCCATTCGAGGTGACTCACTTGGCGGTTTCTTCACTCGCCGCCGTGCCTCGCACTTATCACTTCGAATCTCCGCCGCCGTCGCCACCGAGGAACATGCGCAAACTAGCTCATCAG AGCGGAGTGTTGAGAATTTAGTAATCATAGGGTCAGGACCTGCTGGATATACAGCAGCAATTTATGCGGCTCGAGCCAACTTGAAGCCAGTGGTGTTTGAGGGATTTCAAATGGGTGGTGTTCCAGGGGGTCAGTTGATGACTACAACAGAAGTAGAAAATTTTCCAGGATTTCCAGACGGAATAACGGGTCCAGACTTGATGGATAA GATGCGGCGGCAGGCAGAACGTTGGGGAGCTGAACTGTATCAGGAAGATGTGGAATTTATTGATGTAAAAAATGCTCCTTTTACTGTGCGAAGTAGTGAACGTAAG GTAAGGTGCCATAGTCTCATTGTTGCCACAGGAGCCACTGCAAAGAGACTCAGATTACCTCGGGAAGATGAATTTTGGAGTAGAGGAATTAGTGCGTGTGCAATTTGTGATGGAGCCTCACCACTTTTTAAGGGCCAGGTCCTTGCTGTGGTTGGAGGTGGTGATACAGCAACTGAGGAAGCAATATACTTAACAAAGTATGCACGTCATGTGCATTTACTTGTCCGCAAAGACCAACTAAGAGCATCAAAGGCAATGCAAGATAg AGTTTTCAACAATCCAAACATCACCGTGCATTTCAACACAGAGACTGTGGATGTTGTTAGCAACCAGAAAGGGCAGATGTCAGGGATTTTGGTCAAGAGATTAGACACTCAAGAGGAATCTGTGCTAGAGGCAAAGGGGTTGTTTTATGGGATAGGTCATTCACCAAATAGTCAGCTCTTGGAAGGGCAAATCGAACTTGATAGCTTAGGCTATATATTGGTTGAGCATGGCACAGCAAAAACCTCTGCTGAAGGTGTCTTTGCGGCTGGAGATGTGCAG GACCATGAATGGAGGCAAGCCATTACTGCAGCTGGATCAGGGTGTATTGCTGCTCTATCTGTTGAGAGATATCTTACAAGCAAAGATCTGCTTGTTGAATTCCACCAG AAACCAACTGAAGAGGCTAAAAAGGAGCTCACAGATAGAGATGTACAGGAAGGTTTTGATATCACACTTACAAAACACAAGGGACAG TATGCCTTAAGGAAGCTGTATCATGAGAGCCCAAGAATTGTATGTGTACTGTATACTGCACCAACTTGTGGTCCATGCCGGACCTTGAAACCTATACTCAGCAAG GTTATAGATGAATTTGACGAGAGCGTCCATTTAGTTGAGATTGACATTACTGAAGACCCAGAGATTGCCGAGGCAGCTGGAATCATGGGTACACCATGTGTACAGTTcttcaaaaataaggaaatgctCAA GACAATACCAGGGGTAAAGATGAAGAGAGAATACAGGGAATTCATTGAAGCTAATAAATAA
- the LOC115998541 gene encoding pentatricopeptide repeat-containing protein At1g79540, producing MKLLSPLRLLTAKPNCGLTHPDFVPNEVLSIIDTVTPMEPSLDKVSHFLSSQAVASVIREQRKPELGFRFFIWTTNKRHFRSWDSHNLIIDMLAKDGGYFDLYWKTLEEVKNSAMPICSDAFAVLISAYWKLNKAEMAVECFGRMKDFDCKANPFTYNVILHVMVQKGVILLALAVYNMMLKSNCSPNCSTFSILIDGLCKSGNTLDALKLFDEMSGRGILPNRITYTVILSGLCQAKRIDDACRLFNLMKTRGCSADFVTYNVLLNGFCKLGRVDEALALLKSFKSEGYVVGLEGYSCLIDGLVRAKRISEAHSLFQKLSENNIAPDIVLYTIMIKGLSQEGRVKEALDLLREMTGRGVLPDTQCYNTLIKGFCDMGLLDEAGSLRLEISQHGCFPNTYTTTFLICGMCRNGMVKEATNIFNEMEKLGCSPSVENFNALIHGLCKAGELDEARIMFYKMEIGKKPSLFLRLSQGIDPVHDSASLQSRVKKLCESGLILKAYQLLMQLADSGAVPNIITYNILINALCKAGKINGAFKLFEELQIRGHSPDSITYGTLIDGLQRVGREDDSLKLFDHISKNGHAPGSSVYRSLMTWSCRRGKIAVAFNLWLRYLRSQGVRSEEAIELVEKHFEEGDTVKAIRTLLEMEIKLADFDSAPYNICLVGLCQMGRSEEAVKVFYILQEFGLNVSAPSCVMLIHSLRKNKNLDQAVNVFLYTVEKGIRLMPRICNNLLRSLLRSRDSAELVYVVLNGMKSAGYDLSAYLQHRTRPLLRHWNIRESENTSPG from the coding sequence ATGAAACTCCTATCTCCACTCCGCTTGCTCACTGCGAAGCCCAATTGTGGCCTTACACATCCTGATTTTGTGCCCAACGAAGTCCTCAGCATCATCGACACTGTCACCCCCATGGAGCCCTCTCTCGACAAGGTTTCTCATTTTCTATCGTCTCAAGCGGTGGCCTCCGTTATTCGGGAACAGCGAAAGCCTGAGCTGGGGTTTCGATTTTTCATTTGGACAACAAATAAAAGGCATTTCCGTAGCTGGGATTCGCATAATTTGATTATCGATATGCTCGCCAAGGACGGCGGGTATTTTGATCTGTATTGGAAGACGCTCGAGGAAGTAAAGAATTCTGCTATGCCAATTTGTTCTGACGCTTTTGCGGTGCTGATCTCGGCGTATTGGAAGCTAAATAAGGCTGAAATGGCGGTGGAATGCTTCGGTAGAATGAAGGATTTCGACTGCAAAGCCAATCCTTTTACCTACAATGTCATCCTTCACGTCATGGTTCAGAAAGGTGTAATTTTGTTAGCTTTAGCTGTGTATAATATGATGTTGAAGTCGAATTGTTCGCCGAATTGCTCTACATTTAGCATTTTGATTGATGGGTTGTGTAAGAGTGGGAATACACTGGATGCACTTAAGCTGTTTGATGAAATGAGTGGGAGAGGGATATTGCCGAATAGAATCACATATACGGTTATTCTTTCGGGATTGTGTCAGGCCAAGAGAATAGATGATGCATGTAGGCTGTTTAACTTGATGAAGACTAGGGGGTGTAGTGCAGATTTTGTAACTTACAACGTGTTGCTCAATGGGTTCTGTAAGTTAGGTAGGGTTGATGAAGCACTTGCATTGTTGAAGTCTTTTAAAAGTGAAGGTTATGTTGTTGGGCTGGAGGGATACAGTTGCTTGATTGATGGTTTGGTTAGAGCTAAGAGGATTAGTGAAGCTCATTCTTTGTTTCAAAAGCTCTCTGAAAATAATATTGCACCCGACATTGTTTTATATACTATCATGATTAAGGGGTTATCTCAGGAAGGTAGGGTGAAGGAGGCACTGGATTTGCTGAGGGAAATGACAGGGAGAGGTGTACTGCCAGATACTCAATGTTACAATACTCTGATTAAGGGTTTCTGTGATATGGGTCTGCTAGATGAAGCAGGCTCTCTTCGGCTAGAAATTTCACAGCACGGTTGTTTTCCAAACACTTACACTACCACTTTTCTTATTTGTGGTATGTGCAGGAATGGTATGGTGAAGGAGGCAACGAATATCTTCAATGAAATGGAGAAGCTAGGATGCTCTCCTTCGGTTGAAAATTTTAATGCTCTTATACATGGCCTATGTAAGGCTGGTGAGCTTGACGAAGCTCGTATCATGTTTTACAAAATGGAGATTGGAAAAAAGCCATCATTGTTTCTTCGGCTTTCTCAAGGCATTGATCCGGTTCATGACAGTGCAAGCCTCCAGTCAAGGGTTAAGAAGTTATGTGAGTCAGGGTTGATTCTTAAGGCTTACCAGCTCCTTATGCAGCTTGCAGATAGTGGGGCTGTTCCTAACATCATTACTTACAATATACTGATAAATGCCTTGTGCAAAGCTGGAAAAATTAATGGTGCTTTTAAACTCTTTGAGGAACTTCAAATTAGGGGGCATTCCCCTGATTCGATTACTTATGGGACACTCATTGATGGACTACAAAGGGTTGGGCGGGAAGATGATTCTCTTAAACTCTTTGACCATATCAGCAAGAATGGGCATGCACCTGGTTCCAGTGTTTACAGATCACTGATGACTTGGTCGTGTCGTAGGGGGAAGATTGCAGTAGCATTTAATCTCTGGTTGAGGTATTTGAGGAGCCAAGGTGTCCGGAGTGAAGAAGCAATTGAATTGGTTGAGAAACATTTTGAGGAAGGGGACACAGTAAAAGCTATCAGAACTTTACTGGAAATGGAAATAAAGTTAGCAGACTTTGATTCAGCCCCTTATAACATTTGTTTAGTTGGGTTGTGTCAGATGGGTAGATCAGAGGAGGCAGTAAAGGTTTTCTATATCCTCCAGGAGTTCGGTCTGAATGTGTCCGCCCCAAGTTGCGTGATGTTGATTCACAGTCTCAGGAAGAACAAAAACTTGGACCAGGCTGTCAACGTTTTCCTTTATACTGTGGAGAAAGGTATCCGTCTGATGCCACGAATCTGCAACAATTTGCTCCGATCCCTTCTTCGTTCTCGAGATAGTGCAGAGCTTGTCTATGTAGTCTTAAATGGTATGAAGTCTGCAGGTTACGACTTAAGTGCCTATCTTCAACACCGAACAAGACCTCTTCTACGGCATTGGAACATAAGGGAATCGGAAAACACGTCACCTGGATAA